One candidate division WOR-3 bacterium genomic window carries:
- a CDS encoding DUF2914 domain-containing protein, which yields MKKLFITLFLIITVNALEVKEVYICRNVENRTPVQTDTLFESGVGYLYCYTVLKSEKPDTVYHEWIYNNEVKAKIKLAITTPSENYRTWSKKTIMSLFTGEWTVRIKNSKDSILKEIKFKIK from the coding sequence ATGAAAAAATTGTTTATAACTTTATTTCTAATAATAACTGTAAATGCCCTTGAAGTAAAGGAGGTTTATATATGCAGAAATGTGGAAAATAGGACTCCAGTACAAACGGATACACTTTTTGAAAGTGGTGTAGGATACCTATACTGCTACACTGTTCTTAAATCAGAAAAACCAGATACAGTATATCATGAATGGATATATAATAATGAAGTAAAGGCAAAAATAAAACTTGCTATCACTACCCCATCAGAAAATTATAGAACATGGAGCAAAAAAACTATAATGTCACTTTTTACTGGTGAATGGACTGTAAGAATTAAAAATTCAAAGGATTCAATTTTAAAGGAAATAAAAT